The sequence GCGGAGCGTATCGCTCAAGCGCAGGGTCGCCAGATTGACGCGGCCGGCCTCAGTCTTCACGAGCTCACGGGGGACACGTGGAGGTCGTATCTCCGCGCGCGGATTGACGCTGTTCTCGCCGACGAGCACGTGGGGTCTGTGGACGATTTCATTCGCCACGGCCCCGACCACGGGGTGCACGTGGAGCGTCAGGGTGACGCCCTCACCTATGCCCTGGTCGATGACGACGAGGATGTTGTGCGATACCGAACGAAAAGAGGCTTCCGGAAGTGCGCCACCAGTGGCTCGCGCCTGGGGTCTGACTACACCACTGCGGGCGTGGCGTCGTATCTCGATGATCTCGCGCAGGCTCGCGCCGAGGAGGCGGTGGAAGGCCTCAGGCAACAACAGCAACGGGCGGCGCTTGCCGCCGTGAGCAAGCACACAAAAAACGATCAAGGAGTGATTTCCATGCCACAGAACCCCAGGCGCCAGCCACAGCACAGCGAGCTCACGGAGACCAGGGTCCACAGCCTGATTACGGATCGTCTCGAGCCCGTGGTGGAGACCATCCAGGAAAGCCCCACCAGGCAGGAGCTGGAGTCCTCGCTGTCGGAGATCGACACCCGGATTCAGAAGCTCGGGGTCTCCTACCAGGCACTCAACGGCTTATCCGAACAGCAGCAGAAGCTAGAGCGGCAGCTGAGCGTGCTGTCACGGACCACCGTGGGGACGGAGGAGTACAACCACGCGCAGCAGAAGGTCAGCGAGACGATCAGCTCCATGGTCAGGATGATCAGCGGGCTAGGTCCGTCACTGGCCGAAATCAAGCAGCTCCTCGCCGAGCTGCTCAGGATGTACCGGGCCACGCTCGAAATGGGAAAACATCCCGTACAGCTCAGCGAAAAGTCGTCCGACAGCATCAGCGCCGGGCTAGCACGACAACTCAGCGAGACTTTGAGCCAGAGTTTTAAGCCGCTGGTGTCTGACATCAGTAATGAGATCCGAGACGATGTGACGGGCGCTATCAAACGCACACTCGTCAATGAGCATCAACAGCTAGCTAACGATGTCCAGCGACTACAAGCAGAGAACAAAGACCTGCATAAGACACTGGAGACCGCTGCCGACCAGGCACGCAGGCAGTCACGGGTTACTGTCTGGGCTCTCACCGGCACAATCGCTATCCTTGCGTCCCTCATGTCCATCGGAGCCCTCGGCAAGTCGCTGCTCGACATCCTGGGCGTCACCCAGGGCATTCCCGCGCTCTGGGCCCACGTCTGGGCCGCCGAAGGGTTCTGGCCCACGACAGGGTGGCTGTTCGTGACAATCCTGACACTCGGGGTCGTCCTCGGCGGCCTCGGCTGGCTCGTCCACATCGGGTGGGGCATCGTTCGGGGCATCGAGGAGCGTCGACGATGGTGACCCCCGTCACGTGAGCCCCTGTTTTCACCGCCACTCGACGGCCACGCTGTCCGGGTTGAATGCCTTTTTGCCGCGTGGTTGAGGCTGAAGGGTCACGGTTGCAAGAGCGTCGATGACCTGGCGTTGGACATCGAGAGAGGCGGTGAGGAACGCCTTCGCTGGGTCGTTGGCCCCGAGGATGGGGGCGAGTCCTGCGGCCTGCCCCCGGAGGAGTCGCTCGGTCTCCAACTGGGTGATGCGTGCCTCGGCGGCGTCACGGATGCGCTTGAGGTCCCGACCCTCGATGATCTCCTCGTCGTAGTCGCGTTGGGCTCGCAAAATGCGAGCGCGCTGCTCGGAGATGGCGGCGTCGATGCCCTGACTCGTTGATCCAGGACTGACCGTGGGCTCCCTGCGTAGAGCGTCGGGCCTTCTCAGCCGCTCGGCGATGAGGCGGGTGACGAAGTTATCGACCCCTGCACCGCTGCGCATGAGACTCGTGACAACGGGCTTGCCTTCCTCGTCGCGCACGACGTGCTGGGCACAGCGGTAGCCGCGAGGAGCACCTGTGACTTTGGCTCCACACACACCGCAGCGGTACAGCCCCGAGCCCAGGTGCGTGCGCTTGGTCAACCCGGAAGTGTTGGTCACTCGTTCGGTGTCGTCGAGGATGCTCTGCGCCTGCCACCAGGTCTCGTCGTCGATAATTGCGTCCCATTGCCCCCGGATGGGTTCCCCAGACTCGTCGCGAAGAATCTGCGCCCGCCACGTGCGACGGCGCCCGCCGTCAGGCTGGGCGGTCTTGGGGGTGTAGGTCGACATCCGCGCGTATCGGGGGTTACGCAGAATGCCCAGCACGGTCGAGGGGTTCCACGGGCCGTCGGGTTTAATGGGGTGGGGTATTTTTCCCTCATCCTGTCGTTGCTCGGCGCGCTCGACCGAGACGACATGGGTGTGCTTGGGGCGGGGCTCCAAGCCCTCGATGGGTTCGGTACCGCTGAGGCCACGAGCAAGCGAACGCAGCGACTCGCGGTGGTCGGTGCGGGTGAACAGACGGTAGATGGCGCGAACGGTGTCAGCCTCATCGGGGATGATGTCACCGTTGACGGCGTAACCGAGCGGTCGCATCCCCTTTGGGGCCCTCCCCTGCCTGGCCCGCTGGAGTTGCGCCGCAGATTGGCGGGCACCCTTGCGTTCCATCTCTGCACGGGCGACAGCGGCCTTGATGCGGGCGTACATGCGTCCGCCGTCGGTAGAGAGATCGGCGTCGCCGTTGGCGGTGACCAAGGCGAGCCCGCGCAGCTCGGATGCGTCGATCCAGTCCTCAAGCTGGCGAGGTTGGCGGGTGAGCCGATCGAGGTCGTAGCAAATGATGGCGTCGAAAGCCCCAGCCTTGTAGTCAGCGACCATCTGGTCGTAGGCCGGGCGAACTTTCGTTCGGTCCGTGGCGCTCTTCGACTGGTCGACGTAGGTCTCGACGACCTCCCACTGGCGATAGGCAGCGAGTGCCTCGCACTGCTCTCGCTGGCGGTCGATGGCTAGGCCGTCCATCTCGCGGTCGAGGGAGATGCGCAGGTAAATCGCGGCTTTACGGTGCAGGGGAGACGAGGGAGGCATGTGACCACAATAGGAGCCACACGTAAGTCCTGTACAGAATAGGCTCCATCCCCCTCAGACTATCGCCTCGTTAAGTGTCCCCCGCTTGCACACGACGGCATCATCCTCACACCTGTGCCATGAGTTGACTCACCCGGCCAAGACCTGCTTGATCAATGCGGCGATATCGTCACGCTGCACTTGGTCGCGGAACGTGACTTCGATTCCCCCAGAGCTCATCGACTCGAAGAAACGCCGTGCCGCCACCATCCTGAGCTTCTCACCCTCTCTCAGGTCGGAGCGCTTCTTGACGTCCTTGGTCTCAACGATGAAGTTGAGTGACAACCCACCGTCATCGCGCTTGAGCACGTACATGAAGTCCGGGCTAGTGGTGCCGCCGAAGTACAGGGGCACCTTGATCGACCGGCGTGGGATCTTCCCGAAGACGAGGACTTCATCGAGCTTGGAGTCGCGGATCGTGTCATGCTCCTTCGGCGAGTCGTACACAAACGCGTCGTACAGGAACTTGTCCGGCACGATGGCCTTGTCGTCGCGGAAGACGCCGATGTTACCCTGCGTGATGCTCTCGAGCGGGGCACCATCTGCATCGGTGAGTTCCGTGCCGAGTACGAGCCCCTCGATCTTCGAGTACGTGAACCGCTCGAGGTAGTTACGCTCCATCCACTCCGTGAACCCAGCAACAAACTCATGCAGGGTCGCCTTGTTGAAGAAGTCGGCAGGGAGGCTCTTCTTCGCGTCGAGGCGGACGAGCCCCGCGTGGACACGATCGATCGGCAGTCCCGTCTGAGCACGGACACGCTTCAGCCAGTCGCCGTACGGCATCGTCTCGGTTGCGTTGAAGACCTTCTTCGTCTCCGTCCGAACCTCCAGGGACGAGCCCTCGTCAGCCTGCACGACGACATCTTGCGCGAATCGACCGAACTCCTGCCGGTAGATATCAGCGCCCAGCACCTCGTCGATGCACTCATCGATCTCGCCGGCCGCGAGCTCGTCGAGGCGGAGGTAGTACTTGGCGTTCAGCGTCTCCCAGAGGTCCTTGAGCGCGGAGTACCGCTCGGAGCGAATGCCGACCTTAACCTTCTGATTTCCCTTCACCACCTTGTCAGGCTTCAGGCCCGTCTTGTTGAACGCGGGGTAGGCAGCGAACAGGTCATCTTCGCGCCCCGGTACGACGTTCTTGTCGGGATCGACGAGCCCCTGCTGCAGGAGCTCGATGAAGAGTTCCGTCTCCGTCTTGCCGAGCTCGTCGGCGACCTTGGGCAGTAGCTCCTTAACCTTGGCTGGGCCCACGGCGACGTCGGAGTTGATCTCGTCGACGAGAGACTCGGCGAACTTTTGCTCCGTGTAGTCGATGAGGTAGGTGAGGTAGAACTGCTCGCCCGCGCGACGCGTGCCTTTCGCGTCCACGGGCAACCGGAGGCCACGGCCCACCTCCTGGAGCTTCGAGATCTCCGATCCGGACGACCGGAGCTTGACGATCTGGAACACGTTCGGGTTGTCCCAACCCTCACGGAGCGTCCACTTCGAGAACAGGAATCGGCGAGTGTTCGGCTCGCCGCTCGCTGTCTCGAAGGACAGCATCGCCTCCTTGTTGCGGAGGATGTCGTCGACCTCGCGCTGGATAGCCTCGTCGGTGGTGGAGTTGTCCGCGGAGAAGTATCCTCCGTTCGTCGCTTCGACGTCAGCGAGCGACGCGCGCAGGTAGGCGACGTACTCCTTGGCGACGGGCGAGGAGTCGCCCTCACGCTTCTCGATCTCGGCGGTGAGCCGTGAGATGAGGAGCTCCTCGAAGCGCTGCCTGAGGTGCCCCTTCGAACCGTCGCTGCCGCGATAGGACTCGATCGAGTCGATGAAGAACAAGGTGAGGGTCTTGACCCTGGACGAGCGGCGGAAGTTCTCCCACTCGGTTTCGAAGTGGTTGTCGAGTGCCTGCCGCATCATCAGGCTCTGATAGGTGTCCGAGTAGACCCGGGCCGAGAGGATGTCCCCTGTACCCAGCGTCTGACCGTTGGAAAGCGTGACGCCGGATTTGATCGTCGGATTCTCGGTCTTGCCGATTCCTTCGATCGTGATGCCCGCGAATGCACCGTCCGCGATGCCGAGGGACTCCCCCATATCGAAGGTGAGGGACTTCCCCGTGCCAATGTTCTGGAACGTGGCCTGCTTCGGCTTGCGCGCGGAGAGACTCGTGAGCTTCAGTCGAGTTGTGTCGCTGCTGCTGTCCTGCGGGTACTGGACCTGGACGCCCTTGACCAGCTGTTCGTTGAATGACTCGACGGCACCGAGGTTGAACACGAGGTTGTTGTAGTCGGTCTTTCCCGTCTTGCCGAGCTCCGGGAACGTCGCGCCGAAGCGGAAGACCGCCAGAGGCTGGATCTCGTCGATGAGCGTCTGATACGCCTTGTTGTCGCGTCGGAAGCGGTGCGGCTCATCCATGATGACGATGGGGCGAGTCTCTCGGAGCGCCTCGTACGGGACGCTGGCCGTGCCGAGCACCGTCTGGTCGTAGTTGAACGCCATAGTCTTCTTCGACTGCAGCATGCCGTCAGTCATGAGGAGAGCGGACATGCGACCAGGCGACAGGCGGGAGCCATGCGCGAAGTTGACGACGGAGTTCGGCATCATCTTCCGCCCCTTCGACCGCTTCTGCGGGTCGAGGACGTCGAGGCGCAGCTCCATCTGTGGCCCGTACGAGTCAGCGAAGTACTTGCGCGCATAGTCCGATCGGATGAATGCCTTTACCCCCTCCTTGATCGGGGTCGAGGGCACAAGAAGGATGAACTTCGTGAAGCCATAGAGCCGGTTTAGTTCATACATGAGCTGCGTGTAGACCAGGGTCTTGCCGGTGCCGGTCTCCATCTTGGCGTCGACCCCGAGCACGCCGTCATCCACATGTCCCCGCCATGGACGAGGGATCGCAGCGATCCCCTCCACTATTCCGGACTGAATCGCATTGATGTTCTCGCGAATCTGCGAATCAGCGGGGTCGAACGCGATGTTCGCCTCGGGCGGCGTACTGGCGTCGAGCTCCACGTCCTTGAATACGCGGGTCAGCGCATTCAGCGCACGCTGCTGGTGCTCCAGCGTTTGAAGTCGGATCTGCATGGATCAGTACCGCTCGATTACGGAGACGACCTGACCTGACCGGAGCGACTTGAGGTTCTGCCTCAGCTCGTGCATGACCGAGAACGGCACGGAGTACCCGAAAACGACGAGACGCTTCAGATCGAGCTCACCGGCCTCGAGCTTGGCCACGAGCGCCATCACGTCGTCACTATCGAGTCCCGGCTCGATGACGTAACCGGAGTCCTCGCAGACCTGGAGCTTATACTCGTCGAGCTCCACGGCGTTCACTGTGGGCGTCAGGCCGAATCCATCCTGAACGAGCCAAGTGGAAAGCGCGACCTGGGACCCGGGCGTCCCGTTGGAAGCGAACTTGGATACGAAGTCACCGGCAAGCAACACGCCGTCCTCATTCGGATCGAAGGACTGAAGCTGATCGAGTGTCTTTGCACTCGGCTTTTCCAAACGAAAAAGCTTGAACCCATAATCGACGTCAAATTGCGAATCATTCCGGATATTATCTGCGGCACGTTTGATGCGCTCACGACCAACAGCGTCGACAGTTGCGAAGACATGCCGATCTTCGAAATCGGCGTCGACAGCTTCGGGAATCTGAACCGAAATACACCGACGATCTCCGTCATCTTCCGAATTGAGTTGCATCACAGCATCTGCAGTGGTCGCAGAACCCGAGAAGAAGTCCATGACCAGTGGGCGGTCGCCCTTGGGGGTCACAGATCTAATCAAGGTCTTCACCAGTTCGACTGGCTTCGGATACGTGAAATGGCGCGACAGACCGAGTTCATCGAGGCGACCATCGGGCAGGTACTGAACGATCGGAAGTAGCGAGTAGAGCGCCGAAGACATTTCATCGATCGGCTTATATTCAACAATTACATGTCTACCGGTGTCCCGGAACGGCTCGAGAACCAGCTCCCCAGCCTCTATCCGGCGATCGATTTCGCGCTTCTTGGCTTCGCTGTGATACTCGAGAATCTCTTCATACAGACAACGCCGCTCGACCCCCTTATCGTATTTACCAAACTTCTTGCGCAACACATCATCATCTCGAAGATAATCGCGTCCATCGCGGGAGACAACGTGACCCTGAACAACTTTTGGACGAGAGAGCCGGGGGGCCGATTCTTTGACCGATTTCGAATAGACGTGGATAAGATCGTGGCCCTTAACATAGTGCTTTGCCATTCCACCACCCTTTGCCCGCTGATGAACCAGTGTCCCGACGAAAGAACTCTCGCCAAACACTTCGTCGCACAAATTGCGGAGATTGGCTTGTTCATGGTCGTCGATGCTAATGAAAATGACGCCGTCATCCGCGAGTAGTTCCTTCGCGAGCTCAAGCCGCGGGTACATGAACGTAAGCCACGCGGAGTGCGACGACTTGCCCTGGAGGGCTATCACTCTCTCGGCTTCGTCCTCGTCAAGACCCACCTTCTCAACCAGGTCCTTCGCGGTAAAGCTGAAGTCATCAATGTAGACGAAGCCATCGGAACCAGTGTTGTACGGCGGATCGATATAGATGCACTTCACCTTGCCCGCGTACGACCCCAGCAGATGCTTCAGCGCGTCGAGATTGTCCCCGACGATGTACAGGTTCTCCGACTCAGCGTTCGTCGCCTCGGCGTTGTGCTCAAGGTCGGGTACCACCACCGTCTCGGTCCGCGTCGAGGTCAGGTACTTGGCGTACGACTTCCCCAGGAACTTGAGCTCATAGCCTTCCCGCGTCATCGACACGTCCGCGGAACTGAGCGCCTCCTGAAGGCGGTCGAGCCTGAAGTCGCCGTCCTTGCCGAAGTACTCGGGCAGGGCCGCGCGGAGGCGTGCCAGCTCGAAGTCGTTTGGCTTCGTTGTCTCGTTCGCGTCGTGCGCGTCCCTGATCACTTCCTACCTCCAGACGTAAGACCCGTCCTAAACTCCACCACGTCGCCGTCGGCCATGATGTAGTCTTTGCCCTCCTGGCGGACCTTGCCGTGAGCCCGAGCCTCCGCCATGGAGCCCGCCTCATCCAGGTCCTCGAAGGACACAATCTCGGCCTTGATGAAGCCGCGCTCAAAATCCGTGTGGATCACGCCCGCGGCCT comes from Corynebacterium heidelbergense and encodes:
- a CDS encoding relaxase/mobilization nuclease domain-containing protein, encoding MSVTTVTRTTSLTAATIYVAYGTRENADADLLRAERLSTIGFRAASPLEWAVAGCQELRGHPRRTNQAVAYVQSWPREELDRNDPEHVSRAHQAGLELAHRMAPGCPVTVATHTDSASGCVHNHIVILNHDVGTGLAAPKPAGNVHAVRAVNDEIMRDFGLAVLPGREEVSLSRAERIAQAQGRQIDAAGLSLHELTGDTWRSYLRARIDAVLADEHVGSVDDFIRHGPDHGVHVERQGDALTYALVDDDEDVVRYRTKRGFRKCATSGSRLGSDYTTAGVASYLDDLAQARAEEAVEGLRQQQQRAALAAVSKHTKNDQGVISMPQNPRRQPQHSELTETRVHSLITDRLEPVVETIQESPTRQELESSLSEIDTRIQKLGVSYQALNGLSEQQQKLERQLSVLSRTTVGTEEYNHAQQKVSETISSMVRMISGLGPSLAEIKQLLAELLRMYRATLEMGKHPVQLSEKSSDSISAGLARQLSETLSQSFKPLVSDISNEIRDDVTGAIKRTLVNEHQQLANDVQRLQAENKDLHKTLETAADQARRQSRVTVWALTGTIAILASLMSIGALGKSLLDILGVTQGIPALWAHVWAAEGFWPTTGWLFVTILTLGVVLGGLGWLVHIGWGIVRGIEERRRW
- a CDS encoding site-specific DNA-methyltransferase, which translates into the protein MIRDAHDANETTKPNDFELARLRAALPEYFGKDGDFRLDRLQEALSSADVSMTREGYELKFLGKSYAKYLTSTRTETVVVPDLEHNAEATNAESENLYIVGDNLDALKHLLGSYAGKVKCIYIDPPYNTGSDGFVYIDDFSFTAKDLVEKVGLDEDEAERVIALQGKSSHSAWLTFMYPRLELAKELLADDGVIFISIDDHEQANLRNLCDEVFGESSFVGTLVHQRAKGGGMAKHYVKGHDLIHVYSKSVKESAPRLSRPKVVQGHVVSRDGRDYLRDDDVLRKKFGKYDKGVERRCLYEEILEYHSEAKKREIDRRIEAGELVLEPFRDTGRHVIVEYKPIDEMSSALYSLLPIVQYLPDGRLDELGLSRHFTYPKPVELVKTLIRSVTPKGDRPLVMDFFSGSATTADAVMQLNSEDDGDRRCISVQIPEAVDADFEDRHVFATVDAVGRERIKRAADNIRNDSQFDVDYGFKLFRLEKPSAKTLDQLQSFDPNEDGVLLAGDFVSKFASNGTPGSQVALSTWLVQDGFGLTPTVNAVELDEYKLQVCEDSGYVIEPGLDSDDVMALVAKLEAGELDLKRLVVFGYSVPFSVMHELRQNLKSLRSGQVVSVIERY
- a CDS encoding recombinase family protein, which produces MPPSSPLHRKAAIYLRISLDREMDGLAIDRQREQCEALAAYRQWEVVETYVDQSKSATDRTKVRPAYDQMVADYKAGAFDAIICYDLDRLTRQPRQLEDWIDASELRGLALVTANGDADLSTDGGRMYARIKAAVARAEMERKGARQSAAQLQRARQGRAPKGMRPLGYAVNGDIIPDEADTVRAIYRLFTRTDHRESLRSLARGLSGTEPIEGLEPRPKHTHVVSVERAEQRQDEGKIPHPIKPDGPWNPSTVLGILRNPRYARMSTYTPKTAQPDGGRRRTWRAQILRDESGEPIRGQWDAIIDDETWWQAQSILDDTERVTNTSGLTKRTHLGSGLYRCGVCGAKVTGAPRGYRCAQHVVRDEEGKPVVTSLMRSGAGVDNFVTRLIAERLRRPDALRREPTVSPGSTSQGIDAAISEQRARILRAQRDYDEEIIEGRDLKRIRDAAEARITQLETERLLRGQAAGLAPILGANDPAKAFLTASLDVQRQVIDALATVTLQPQPRGKKAFNPDSVAVEWR
- a CDS encoding type III restriction-modification system endonuclease; this encodes MQIRLQTLEHQQRALNALTRVFKDVELDASTPPEANIAFDPADSQIRENINAIQSGIVEGIAAIPRPWRGHVDDGVLGVDAKMETGTGKTLVYTQLMYELNRLYGFTKFILLVPSTPIKEGVKAFIRSDYARKYFADSYGPQMELRLDVLDPQKRSKGRKMMPNSVVNFAHGSRLSPGRMSALLMTDGMLQSKKTMAFNYDQTVLGTASVPYEALRETRPIVIMDEPHRFRRDNKAYQTLIDEIQPLAVFRFGATFPELGKTGKTDYNNLVFNLGAVESFNEQLVKGVQVQYPQDSSSDTTRLKLTSLSARKPKQATFQNIGTGKSLTFDMGESLGIADGAFAGITIEGIGKTENPTIKSGVTLSNGQTLGTGDILSARVYSDTYQSLMMRQALDNHFETEWENFRRSSRVKTLTLFFIDSIESYRGSDGSKGHLRQRFEELLISRLTAEIEKREGDSSPVAKEYVAYLRASLADVEATNGGYFSADNSTTDEAIQREVDDILRNKEAMLSFETASGEPNTRRFLFSKWTLREGWDNPNVFQIVKLRSSGSEISKLQEVGRGLRLPVDAKGTRRAGEQFYLTYLIDYTEQKFAESLVDEINSDVAVGPAKVKELLPKVADELGKTETELFIELLQQGLVDPDKNVVPGREDDLFAAYPAFNKTGLKPDKVVKGNQKVKVGIRSERYSALKDLWETLNAKYYLRLDELAAGEIDECIDEVLGADIYRQEFGRFAQDVVVQADEGSSLEVRTETKKVFNATETMPYGDWLKRVRAQTGLPIDRVHAGLVRLDAKKSLPADFFNKATLHEFVAGFTEWMERNYLERFTYSKIEGLVLGTELTDADGAPLESITQGNIGVFRDDKAIVPDKFLYDAFVYDSPKEHDTIRDSKLDEVLVFGKIPRRSIKVPLYFGGTTSPDFMYVLKRDDGGLSLNFIVETKDVKKRSDLREGEKLRMVAARRFFESMSSGGIEVTFRDQVQRDDIAALIKQVLAG